DNA from Asanoa sp. WMMD1127:
CGCATCCGGGCGTGGCGCTCGGGGCCACCGAGTTCCACTATGGACTCGAGAACGACTTCGGCGGCGTGTGGCTCAACGTGACCACGGGCGGCTGGCGGCGGTTGGGCTACCACGCCCTGCGGCAGGCCTACACCGGCCAGGCGGCGCCCAACACGCCACCGGAGATCACCGGCATGACGGTGGGCTCGCAGACCGCGGTGCCGGCCGGCGGGACGTTCCCGGTCTCCGTTGCCGCGACCGACCCGCAGGGTGACCTGGTCCGCTACAACCTGATGTTCAGCAACAAGCACATCACCGGCGGCACCGGCTTCTCGAACGTCACGTTTACCCAGACCGGCAACGGGACGTTCTCGGTGCGGGCGCCCGAGCAGCTCGGCGTGTGGAAGGTCTACGTCTACGCGTACGACGGGCACGGCAACGTCGGCATCGAGCAGCGCTCGTTCAAGGTGGTGCCGCCCACGGTCGCCGGGACCAACCTCGCCCGCGGGCGGCCGGTGACCGCGTCGTCCTACCAGCCGACCGGGACCAACGGCCCGCAACTGCCGGGGTACGCGGTCGACGGCGACTACACCACCCGCTGGGCCAGCGAGTGGGTGGCGACCGCCTGGGTGCAGGTCGACCTCGGCTCGGTGCAGTCCTTCAACCACGTGCAGCTCGCGTGGGAGGCGGCCTACGCCACGGGCTACCAGGTCCAGACGTCGAACGACGGCGCCAACTGGACGACCGTCTACTCCACCACGGCCGGCAACGGCGGCTTCGACAGTCTCGCGGTCAGCGGCACCGGCCGCTACGTCCGGATGAACGGGCAGACGCGGGCCACCGGATGGGGCTACTCGCTCTGGGAGTTCGGCGTCTACCGCTGATCCGCCTCGATGGACGGCGGGCGCTGCGGCGCCCGCCGTCCTGCTAGCCTTTGGCCACGGCTCGGGCGGAGAGCGCTCTCCGCCCGCCGCGACCGGGAGGGCCAGTGACCACGGACAACGCACGCCTGCCGACCCTGGAGGACGTGGCCCGGATCGCCGGCGTCTCCCGTGCCACCGTCTCCCGCGTCATCAACGGCATCCGCAACGTCAACCCCGAGCTGCACGAGGTCGTCTGGAACGCCGTGCACGCCACCGGCTACGTCGCCAACCGGGCGGCCCGGTCGCTGGTCACCCGGCGCACCGGCACGATCGCCCTGGTCGTCTCGGACTCCGAGACCCACGACGACGACCCGTTCATGAGCCGCTTCTTCAGCGACCCGTTCTTCGGCCGGGTGGTCGGCGGCCTGCTCAGCGCGCTGCGCCCCGCCGGCGTCCAACTCGCGCTGCAGCTCGTCGGCGCCGACCAGGCCCGGGCCCAGCTGGTCGGCGACCTGCGCCAGGGTCAGGCCGACGGTTGTGTGGTGCTCTCCCTGCATCCCGGCGACACGCTCCCCCGGCTGCTCGCCGACGCGGGCCTGCCCGGTGTGGTGATCGGCCGCCCGGCCCGGCCCGCGCCGATCAGCCACGTCGACGTGGCCAACGACCGCGGCGCCGCGCTGGCCGCCGACCACCTGGTCGCCCGCGGCCGCCGCCGGATCGGCATGGTGACCGGGCCGGTCGACGTGCCGGCCAGCGTCGACCGCACGGCCGGCTTCCGGGCCGCGATGGCCCGCCACGGCCAGGCCTACGTGCCGGCGGCGACCGGCAACTTCACCCACGAGAGCGGCGACCGCGCACTGCGCGAGCTGCTGCTCGACCACCCCGAGCTCGACGGCGTCTTCGTCGCCAACGACCTGATGGCCCAGGGTGGGCTGGCCGCGCTGCAGGAGCTGGGCCGCCGGGTGCCCGACGAGATCGCGGTGGTGGGCTTCGACGACAGCAGCGCCGCGCTGGCCGCCCGCCCGCAGCTGACGACCGTGCGCCAGCCGCTGGAGGACATGGCGGCCGAGGCGGCCCGGCTGCTGATGGCCCGCATCGACGACCCGCGCCTCGAACCCACCTCGGTCGTCTTCGAGCCGACCCTGGTCATGCGCGCTTCGAGCTAGCGTTCGCCCTTCTCCAGCCAGTCGAGGATCGCGTCGATCGGCTCCTGCCAGCGGGCGTCGAGCATCAGGTCGTGGCCCATGCCGGGGAACAGCAGCGGCGCGCCGCCGTAGCGTCGGGCCACCGTGTCGAGCGCGGACCGCGGCACGATCCGGTCGTCGGGCGTGCCGACCACCAGCACCGGCGGGTCGCCGACCGGGTGCTCCGGCGGGCGGGCCCGCAGCAGCTCCCACTGGGCCCGTGGCGAGGCGTGGCCGACCCGTTTCGTGTAGTCGCGGGCCAGCGGCTCGGCCAGGTCGCGGCCGAACAGCTGCCGCCGGGACAGCCGCAGCCGGCCGCCGAACGCCGCGGGCAGCGTGCCGAACGGGTTGCGCCGCAGGGCCAGGCCGAGCGTGGCCCAGCCGCCGAACACCGGCGCGGCCAGTACGCCGGCCCGGGCCGGGTAGCGGGCCAGCGCGTGCGCCACGACCAGCGCGCCGGCGCCGTTGCCGACCAGCACAGCCTGGCGCGGCAGGGCGGCGGCGACCTGCACCACGTCGTGGGCGTACGCCCGCAGGGTCCCCTTCGGCGCCGGCTCGCTGCCGCCGTGGCCGCGCGGGCTGACCGCGTGCGCCACGAAACCGCGCGTGGCGGCGTGCTCCAGCCAGTGCTCCGCGTACGCCCAGGCGCCGTGCCCGAATCCCGGCACGAACAGCACCGGCGGCTTGTCGTCGTCGGGCAGCTCGGGGGTCGCGGTGAACAGCTCACGGCGGGCCGGCGGCACGGGGTCGGCCCAGTCGCGGGTCCGGATGATCCGCACGTTCATCGCGCGCTCCTTGCCGTCGCGGCCGCCGGGGAGAGCTCGTCGAGGGCGCGCTGCAGCTCCCGCAGGTAGTCGACGTGGTTGACCTCGAACCAGTGCCGGGTGGAGTCCTTGACCCGGGCCCGGTTCCAGCGCTTGCCGACCTCGGCCGAGGCCCGCGACCAGAACGCCGCCGCCCGTTCGAGGTCGCGGTCGCGCAGCCGCAGCCAGCGCGCGATCAGCACCGTCTGCCAGTGCACCAGCGGGAACAGGCCGGAGTCGGGCTGCAGCAGACCGGCGACCGCGAGCGTCGGGTGCTCGCGCGGGAACGCGTGCAGATAGAGGGTGGGCCGGCCGTGCTCGTCGGCGCCGAGGATCTCGGGGGCCAGGAACTCGAACCGGGGCAGGTAGCCCGTGGCGAACACGACCAGGTCGGGCTCCACGTGCCGCCCGTCGGTCAGCTCGACCGAGCCGCGGTGGAACCGGCGTACGTCCGGCACCGGGGTGATCTTGCCGTGGCCGAGGTGGTAGATCAGCTGGCTGTTGGCGATCGGGTGGGTCTCGAACACCTTGTGGTCGGGCTTCGGCAGACCGAACCGGGTCTGGTCGCCGACCGTGAGCCGCAGCGTCCGGGCGGCCAGCCACTGCCGCACGCCCAGCGGCACCCGGGCCGCCTGCATGCGGTCGTTGACCTGGTCGGTGGGCCGGCCGAGCAGATATTTCGGCAGGTACCAGTAGCCGCGCCGGGTCGAGTGCCAGGTCTGCGCGGCGGCCGTGGCTGCCTCGACCGCGATGTCACAGCCC
Protein-coding regions in this window:
- a CDS encoding LacI family DNA-binding transcriptional regulator, which produces MTTDNARLPTLEDVARIAGVSRATVSRVINGIRNVNPELHEVVWNAVHATGYVANRAARSLVTRRTGTIALVVSDSETHDDDPFMSRFFSDPFFGRVVGGLLSALRPAGVQLALQLVGADQARAQLVGDLRQGQADGCVVLSLHPGDTLPRLLADAGLPGVVIGRPARPAPISHVDVANDRGAALAADHLVARGRRRIGMVTGPVDVPASVDRTAGFRAAMARHGQAYVPAATGNFTHESGDRALRELLLDHPELDGVFVANDLMAQGGLAALQELGRRVPDEIAVVGFDDSSAALAARPQLTTVRQPLEDMAAEAARLLMARIDDPRLEPTSVVFEPTLVMRASS
- a CDS encoding NAD(P)-binding domain-containing protein — encoded protein: MSTDPSTTLWRDGRPVYDRRDTVCVIGAGASGLAAVKNLREHGFGVDCYERETSVGGAWNWRHDRSPVSAGTHLISSKPFTQFPDFPMPDSWPDYPHHSQLLSYLEHYADHFDLKPHVWFGTEVVRVEPAGDTSWDVTTRSTGGHGSERIHRYLAVVVANGHNWAPKQPAYEGLDEFRGRTMHASGYKDAKELRGRKVLVVGGGNTGCDIAVEAATAAAQTWHSTRRGYWYLPKYLLGRPTDQVNDRMQAARVPLGVRQWLAARTLRLTVGDQTRFGLPKPDHKVFETHPIANSQLIYHLGHGKITPVPDVRRFHRGSVELTDGRHVEPDLVVFATGYLPRFEFLAPEILGADEHGRPTLYLHAFPREHPTLAVAGLLQPDSGLFPLVHWQTVLIARWLRLRDRDLERAAAFWSRASAEVGKRWNRARVKDSTRHWFEVNHVDYLRELQRALDELSPAAATARSAR
- a CDS encoding alpha/beta fold hydrolase gives rise to the protein MNVRIIRTRDWADPVPPARRELFTATPELPDDDKPPVLFVPGFGHGAWAYAEHWLEHAATRGFVAHAVSPRGHGGSEPAPKGTLRAYAHDVVQVAAALPRQAVLVGNGAGALVVAHALARYPARAGVLAAPVFGGWATLGLALRRNPFGTLPAAFGGRLRLSRRQLFGRDLAEPLARDYTKRVGHASPRAQWELLRARPPEHPVGDPPVLVVGTPDDRIVPRSALDTVARRYGGAPLLFPGMGHDLMLDARWQEPIDAILDWLEKGER